The region GACTCTCAccaacagatttgtggttgccaaggaggagggggtaggggagggagggattgggagtttggagttagcagatgcaaactattatatatagaatggaaaatACAATAAGATCCTaatctatagcacagggaactatactcaatatcctgtgataaactgaatattaaaaaaatgtacgcgtaggtataactgaatcacgtGGCCATACAGCACAAggtaacacaacactgcaaatcaactgtacttcagtaaaataaatttttaacaaaACTGACCCTCACCTTCTCCCGCAGTTGTCTTTCCATCTTCTGCCAGGCTCTTAGTAGGCAGGGCCAGCTGCCCTGATTCATTCCAGCCCCAGATATAAATATCTCCTGTCTCTGAGACAGAGAGAATAGGGTCCCATTAAACAGACTCAGATCACCCCTGCATCCATCCACATTCCCTGTAGGAGTGCGGCTCCCGAGAGACAACACTTGCCTGCCGCACCCAGGTCAGCGTTCCAGATTAAGTAcctccccagggcccagcagcTTCCTTGTCTCAGCAGGGCCTTTCCCCCTTGAGTGCATCCGGTCACCCTGTTCTTAAAGGACACCTCTTACTAGGCTTTCCTCTCCAGGGTCACTTTTCCCCTTTGTTGTTaattcccagcccccacccccaacatgcAATTTGGAAATGAGTCCCTGGAAGTTCCTTAGTATCTTTCACATCCAGTGAGCCCAGGCTCCTTTCTTCAATCCTACCCATCACTGGTCCTgaagacctttttaaaaaaatgtgttttttaaattgacacAGCACTGATTTAACTGACACAGCATGAAACTTTCTGTATAAGTTTCATGTACACAACACTGCGTGTATTTTGACATCTGTATGCACTACAGTTCGCTTATCACCAAAAGGTCGGTTTCCATCTGTCGCCGCACAGCTGACCCATTTCACCCTGCCCCACCCTGAAGGCCTCTAGAAGCTCTCAACATCGCCTGCCCCCTCCCACAACACCGTACAGTTTGCTGGCTGGAGCAGGAGCCCTAACGCTAAAAACTCACTAACTGCAGTAGCTGATTTTTTCAAGTGTTTAATCCGTGCCAGTGTTTGAAGCAGCACGTCCCCACTTTACTCCAGAGAAGCTTGAGCGGTGAGGTGTTCTGCCCAAGATCACGAGGGGCAGAGTGATGCTGGTGTCTACCTAGGAGGTCTGGTCTGAAGCGTCAGTGCTCCAACCACACGACACCGAGGCCTCAGACTCCTTTTGGATCTCAGTGTGAGACTCCCATTGCACTCACTTTCCGATCCTCTCGTCTCTTTCCTCCTGCCCAGCAGTTCTCAAGCCTGGCTGCCAACCCAGGCCCATTAGCATAGGCAGGGGAGAATGCAGGCCTAAGTCATTTTTAAAGATCCCGAGTGAAACCATGCCCCACGGAGTTAACAGAAGGTGATAACTAAGGAGAAATTCTTGAACTTTCCTTGGAGAACAGATGAGGAACACACTATTAAAACCCCTTTGCTTGTAAAGTGCCTTCATTAAGTTCACTTtggttatttttctatttttccctttaattgcATACAGTTTCATGCAACCCAGCTGTTTCACAGGAACTTGGAGTCAGCACCTGCCCAGCAAAAGCCAGCTGGAGACTAAATGGGACCACTGACCCTAAAACTGGGACTGTGCACATGGCCAGTGAGTGGAATTCTGATATCAGAAGGCTGGAAAACTCCACCCTCAGATCATGCTAAttgcctccttttttttcccGCTGCctgcgtggcttgtgggatcttagttccctgaccagggactgaacccagcagtgaaagctccgtgtcctaaccactggactgccagggaagtcccaaagcgcCTCCACTTTGAAATCTGCAGAACCATGTTGACTCAGGTATGCCTGCTCATAACACTGATTACCTCACCTTCTTCCCTACCTCCAATCACCTTTCTCCATGCCTAAGACCACCTGGCTTATGCCATAAATAACCCAAACCCTTCAAGGTGGCAGACTGGGGGCTTATTCTCCTGTCTCCTCGCTTGGCTGCCTTGTGAATAAACTCTTGGCTATCAACCTTGGTGTCTCAGTGTTTGGCTGGCTGTGCGGCCCGACCTGGTCAGTAACAATATTAAGTAGTGGCCAGAGCCCCTGATGCAGATCCTTGCAAAAATCATCTGCCACCAGCCCCATCCCACAGCCTAGCTATCAGCTGCACTTGGATCTCCTGCCAGAGGGGTGAACACAGTCTCAAGGGACGCTCATTCCCATCCTGGGTGACCAGCCACGACACCACCAGAGCTCACACTGACCACCATCCTCTTCCGGGTGGGCCTCTCAGTGTCTACCCTGTGCCACGCATTACGGCCACCTGGGCAGCTGCTACCTTTCTTCTCCGTCCTCCTTGTCTCGGCTGCCCCTCACGCCCCCATTCTCCCTTGGGGACCAAAATGACAGCCCTGGATGGAGGCAGATGGATGGGAGGGGTAGTGAGACCAGAAGACGGGAAACAACTGCCAACAGTCCAGATTATGAGGGTGGTGatgagggggcagggggcaggtgcTGAATCTGAGGCATTTGGGAGTCAGGAATGACTGGGCTGATGGATGCGGGATGAGCTTGGAAGGAGGCCTGGCTAGGCCACCCATCagatggggagaggaggaggaaggtttGGCACCTGCGAGACCCtgagctggttttggaaaagccCTAGGTCACTCACCACTCAGGCACACAGAATGCCAGCCACCTGCGGCGACTTCAGCCATGCGTAGGCCTTGCAGCGCCTCCAACAGCCTGGGCTCTGGCTCTGCCTCCAGGGTCCCGTGGCCCAGCTGTCCATGCCTGAGCAAAGGAGGTCCCAGTCAGCTACAGTCACACCAAGAGGTCTCCTCCCTGTCCTTGCCCAATCACTCCCTCCAGCCACCTGTATGCTGACCTCCCACTCCGAGGTCACATTTACCGAACCCTCAACCCCGGCATCCCAGCAAAAGTCCAGCAGGCCCACCTGGCCAACCCCACTCACCTGCCTGCGCCCCAGGAGAATACCTGGCCCGCGGCGTCCAGCAGCAACGCGTGCTCGGCGCCCAGCTCCAGCCGACGCGCCCGCAGCGTGGGGGCCAGAGGCCGGTAGAAGGGCGGCCGCGGGCTCACGTAGGCACGAGCGCagggcagcagcggcagcagccccGCCTGGGTCTCATCACGGCTGGGTCCGTGTTCCGCCTCCTGCACGGCCTGGGACCAGAGGGGGTCCCCACGCATTGCCGAACCGGGCGCCCAGGCCTGCAGTTCCGCCCCGGCTCCCGGCCCCGCGCGCAGCAGCACCAGGAGCTCCTCCGACGCCCACGCATCCGTGCATCCGTCCGCCGTGCCGCCCGCTGCGCCCGACAGCTGCACCCGGCCTCCACCTGCGGAGGGCGGAGAGCGGGCTGGGGACGGAGGGGGCGGCATGCGCCGGTGGCCGGGGGCGGGGACGGAGGGGGCGCTCACGGGTCACGAAGGCTGTGTAGCTCCAGCTCGCGCTCACGCGGCAGACGCCGAGGCTGCCGCCCGGCGTCCTCAGCGGCTCGGGGCTGTGTACCTGCCGCCCCAGCCCCGAGCCCAGCGCCTGCCCGAAGCCGCAGAAACCGAAGCCGAACCAGGTCCCGCGACGCTCCTCGTCCATGCCCCGCAGCGCCCTCGGCTGGCTGCGACCTGGCTGGCGCGGCCGGCGAGACGGAGGGTTAGGGCAAGAATCCGGAGAGATTGTTTCAGACGAGCCCTTGCGAGACGCTGCAGCTGCCTTACGGGGGAAAAAGGGGGGAAAACCACCCTCCTAACCACAGAGGCACACGACGTGCATTCCACCGACGTTCGCTGAGCGGGCGTCCTTACCAGACTTAGAACGATTCGGAGCTGTGTAAGTGGGGCCCTTTCCCTGTCCCTCCCTTTTGACTCAAGCATATTCACTGTCCCACAAAGTGGGCACTAGGTAGTTAAATAGGCTCTCCTTTAGGCATCGGACTAGGAATCTGAGTCCCTCCCACTCCAAATTCCCAATGTCAGACACATTATCCCATGTAATCCTGGGAACTAGAATTGTCTCCGTTTGACAGTGGAGACTCAGAGAAACTGACCCTTACACAAGCAGGTAACAGCACCGAGAGGGGCAGAAGGCTGAACTCAAGATGCATCATTTCCCACCAGTGAAAGGCAAAGGCAATGCCCTGGAAGGGGCAGGACCGGTTCCAGGGCTCACAAGTTTGCCTCTGCAGTTAGCAGCGCCTGTGTCCTTAGCCAATTGACTTGAGCTCttctcagtccagttcagtttctTCAGTTGTACAAAGCTGGGCAGCAGGGGAGGGTGATGTTTGTACCTACCCTTGGAATTGCTATGAACAGATACAAATAAAGGTTTAAAGTGCTGGCACATAGCGTGGTAAGCACACAGTGTCAGCTTATTAAATCCAGTATCTGAGAGTggataaaagtttttttaaaaatggtcactGGGTTTTTAGGGACCTATGTAAACACAATTTCAACTGGACCTTGTCTACTCATTTATTCATCTCACACGCATTTATTGATCCTTTTTGtcgtcgttcagtcgctaagtcatgtcagactctgcgaccctatggaccccatggactgcattgaTCCCTTATTCTAAGTCAATGAGAAGCACCGCTGTCTGCTTTCAAGGCCCTCACGCATAAATGGGGAGACAGAGTCAAGTGACACGGTGATGCCCTTTCTGCGTACAGCATGTTCGGCTTAATCAGAATATCGTTGGCATTTTTAACTCTTTGAAGCCAGATCCTGCAGTCTCTCCTTGACCCAGGCCTGGGCTCCTACTCCTTCTGGGCCAATCCCACTCCAAGAAGGCCTCTGACCTTAATCCTGACCCTGTGTCCTCCACCCCCTCAGGCAGCTCGATCCGATGGGTCGTCTAGAGGGAGGAAAGGCCGGGAGGCAGGGCAGCCACCAGGAACCGGTCGACAGCCGGACCAGGACTCGGCTGGCAGCCGGAGGAAAGGTTTGAAGAGCCGCGCCCTGAGCCAAGCGCCCATTGGCTTCGGAAGCCTCCCCGGGGCCAATCGCCGGAGAGCGGCGTGACCTACCCGCGCAGGGCGGGCGGCCATGGATGTGCTCACCTGGGTTCGGGCAATTCCGGCCGCGGCCTGTTCAGTCCTAACTCGGTCGAACCGGTCCCGAGGCCTCCGCTACGCCGAGGCGGCCCCAGGCGGGGAGTGGGCCAAACCGCCGGCGGGCGTGGCTCGAAACGGAGCTTGGACCAGATGGTCCCGCCCCCCGCAAGCTCGCAGGGGCCGCGGAGCCCGTATTAGAAGCATCTGGGGGACACTCACAAAGAACTAAGGGGTCGGCTACGAGCGACCCGAGGGACGAGTGCTGCCAGTCCTTTTTTTCAGTCTGGGGCGGGCGGTAGCTCGCTTCTAACTCGCGTGGGTCCGCTGTCCAACGTGCCTCGGTCGTACTAGGTGGGCGGAGGGCAGCTTTTACCAGCCATTGGCTCTGGAGTCTGTCACTTACCTCCATGAGCCAATGAGAGTCAAGTTGGGCTTGGCCCGCAGAGCGGAAGCAGGCGCTCTGGGACCATCCGCCCAGCCAGGTAGGGGTACCTGCGGTGGCCAGCTCCAACCCGGCTCAGCTACGGGGGTTCTCTTCAGGGTTTTCCCAACCCTAGATCCCGAGTTCTCCCTGACTGGAGGCCGTTGAGAACTCTCAGTACAAAGGCAGAAGTATTGAAAGGCCTATTagctcagatatgtggatgacaccaccctctggcagaaagcaaataactaaagagcctcttgatgaaagtgaaagaggagtgaaaaagttggtttaaaactcaacattcagaaaactaacatcatggcatcccgtcccatcacttcatggcaaacagatggggaagcaatggaaacagtgacaagactattttggggggctccaaaatcactgcagacggtgactgcagccatgaaagccttgctccttagaagaaaagctgtgaccaacctagacagtgtattaaaaagcagagacattactttgccaacaaaggtctgtctagtccaagctacggtttttccagtagtcatgtatggatgtgagtgttgaactataaaaaaaacctgaccaccgaagaattgatgcttttgaactgtggt is a window of Bos indicus isolate NIAB-ARS_2022 breed Sahiwal x Tharparkar chromosome 21, NIAB-ARS_B.indTharparkar_mat_pri_1.0, whole genome shotgun sequence DNA encoding:
- the RCCD1 gene encoding RCC1 domain-containing protein 1 isoform X1, encoding MDEERRGTWFGFGFCGFGQALGSGLGRQVHSPEPLRTPGGSLGVCRVSASWSYTAFVTRGGRVQLSGAAGGTADGCTDAWASEELLVLLRAGPGAGAELQAWAPGSAMRGDPLWSQAVQEAEHGPSRDETQAGLLPLLPCARAYVSPRPPFYRPLAPTLRARRLELGAEHALLLDAAGQVFSWGAGRHGQLGHGTLEAEPEPRLLEALQGLRMAEVAAGGWHSVCLSETGDIYIWGWNESGQLALPTKSLAEDGKTTAGEASGLEEDGSEVKRGSAGEDGAPAPFIAVQPFPALLDLSPGSEAVKVSCGSRHTAVLTRTGELYTWGWGKYGQLGHKDTTTLDRPCRVEYFVDKQLQVRTVSCGPWNTYVYAVEKEKS
- the RCCD1 gene encoding RCC1 domain-containing protein 1 isoform X2, which codes for MDEERRGTWFGFGFCGFGQALGSGLGRQVHSPEPLRTPGGSLGVCRVSASWSYTAFVTRGGRVQLSGAAGGTADGCTDAWASEELLVLLRAGPGAGAELQAWAPGSAMRGDPLWSQAVQEAEHGPSRDETQAGLLPLLPCARAYVSPRPPFYRPLAPTLRARRLELGAEHALLLDAAGQVFSWGAGRHGQLGHGTLEAEPEPRLLEALQGLRMAEVAAGGWHSVCLSETGDIYIWGWNESGQLALPTKSLAEDGKTTAGEASGLEEDGSEVKRGSAGEDGAPAPFIAVQPFPALLDLSPGSEAVKVSCGSRHTAVLTRTGELYTWGWAVNTIQSHLSSSFKSETLQLLNNSSFSATPDNYRYTFCLSL